The following proteins are encoded in a genomic region of Aptenodytes patagonicus chromosome 13, bAptPat1.pri.cur, whole genome shotgun sequence:
- the CFAP70 gene encoding cilia- and flagella-associated protein 70 isoform X2: MSKAMEVPVGLSAGKESSALPAAAALPSESQPPPTKPVQITVVKAQDLKTIKSDVSVTLVRAEYNGALLGDSSKTDVLPNGTANYNFTTSFECSPDGPNSLDDIAQKPVLLTVMEVLQREKRQKEKTVPLGQAVVDLLPLLQGQCSFKVSAPLYAVPTSPSESLQLEAKGGLEVTVCTEEPLLSAAQLSDGNLLSVTLEAAYSVPEAFAPTGPLQNYMACLQVPAVGEEFPLLFKNGILKLAGEKEPLPRPKKWPLANIVAPGALSIPNSFIVGGPYEDEDGELNKREDKEFRIQAESMKRIVWDMERRCYLDPAAVVSLQKRIAECRYWPVEVCRMSAVSSSKGKTSKADKGDEDKQIFFHGVAYVNMVPLLCPGVKQIRGAFRVFTYQDSEVFEKTRSQHSVFRDLRSQLSLTKEGPWTPGISTPLSRAVPSKTQKEDKEKVTKDKDSNRRMSNAPKIQLSDATVEAENVTYVSLDGQQYVEAGTFLVMEIKLDKALVPKRLREELTRRVKQMIPPRPPLPPRTAGAKKAVEDYHNRVTSIAVAILSEYHELFGKRLPDRGAIDHQTLEEQKRQLNFELNSSGKYFAFKEQLKYAVVKIVREKYLKTTAFETQEQFQAFLSELYVYLVDQMHVALNQLLSEEAASPAPLSRTTEEQLWLFAREAEVNKDYKLASLYHQQRVAQDQCNIQYWLDYGAFCLLLEETIKAQECFQQALSLDPHHIQSLLLCGVAAVVLQHYEEAEIFFEDACCLEPSSIIAWTLSGLFYELQNNNIQAEMAFREAKKLLQAQLAKERSIPEAAEGEGGEKHVSAACVRSPSPGPEECLPERVPGGSADKLPEAVEPALACAAPGEEATALEAALKAPSPVSGLSQPPCTIFMKAVEFLMKVNAVQFVHMALAHELLSLQGGPSCAYYLALAQTYLLKEDFSKCEECLCEAVRIDYMNPNVWAQKGHLCYLKRDFGEAKECYERTISFVEDAADMHFVYLRLGSIYLEEEEYGRAKQTYLLACKNSASCLTWLGVGIACYRLEEMVEAEDALSEANALNNTNAEAWGYLALICLQGGRQLEAEQCYKYAVKLGLRNDALLREIRAAQQRLGFGNPAF; encoded by the exons AGCCATGgaggtccctgtggggctgtctGCCGGAAAGGAGTCCTCTGCCTTGCCCGCTGCTGCAGCTCTTCCCAGCGAGTCACAACCGCCACCAACAAAACCAGTGCAGATCACAGTAGTGAAGGCGCAGGACCTG AAAACTATCAAAAGCGACGTGTCAGTTACTTTGGTGCGTGCGGAGTACAACGGGGCGCTCTTGGGAGACTCCTCCAAGACTGATGTCTTGCCAAACGGGACAGCAAACTATAATTTCACGACCAGCTTTGAGTGCAGCCCCGATGGGCCCAACTCCTTGGATGACATTGCGCAAAAACCTGTGCTCT TGACAGTGATGGAAGTGTTGCaaagggagaagagacagaaggagaagACCGTGCCTCTTGGCCAAGCTGTGGTGGACCTTCTACCCCTGCTGCAAG GACAGTGTTCATTTAAGGTCTCGGCTCCTTTGTATGCAGTGCCTACCTCGCCATCAGAGAGCCTTCAGCTGGAGGCCAAG GGTGGCCTTGAAGTGACAGTGTGCACCGAAGAGCCCCTGCTTTCTGCAGCGCAGCTTTCAGACGGTAACCTTCTGAGCGTCACGCTGGAGGCAGCTTATTCTGTCCCCGAAGCGTTTGCTCCCACCGGACCCCTGCAAAACTACATGGCTTGCTTGCAAGTGCCAGCAGTTGGGGAG GAATTCCCCCTGCTCTTCAAGAATGGCATCCTGAAGCTTGCTGGTGAAAAAGAGCCATTACCCCGGCCCAAAAAATGGCCCCTTGCTAACATCGTGGCCCCTGGCGCTCTGAGCATACCCAACTCCTTCATCGTTGGTGGTCCCtatgaggatgaggatggagagCTCAACAAAAGAGAG GACAAGGAATTCAGGATCCAAGCAGAAAGCATGAAGAGAATCGTATGGGACATGGAAAGGCGTTGTTACCTGGATCCCGCTGCAGTAGTCAG CCTGCAGAAGCGCATTGCGGAGTGCCGGTACTGGCCCGTGGAGGTCTGCAGGATGTCTGCGGTCTCATCCAGCAAAGGGAAAACCAGCAAAGCTGACAAG GGAGATGAGGACAAGCAGATTTTCTTCCATGGCGTGGCGTATGTCAACATGGTGCCTTTGCTGTGCCCCGGTGTGAAGCAGATCCGAGGCGCTTTTCGTGTCTTTACCTACCAAGACAGTGAGGTGTTCGAGAAG ACTAGAAGTCAGCACAGTGTTTTCCGGGATCTCAGGTCGCAGCTCAGTCTGACTAAGGAAGGGCCGTGGACCCCGGGAATCAGTACTCCCCTTTCCAGAGCTGTTCCCAGCAAGActcagaaggaagacaaagagaaagTCACCAAAGATAAGGATTCCAACAGAAGG ATGTCCAACGCGCCCAAAATCCAGTTGTCAGATGCCACTGTGGAAGCTGAAAATGTCACATATGTCAGCCTTGATGGACAG CAATACGTTGAAGCAGGAACGTTCCTGGTGATGGAGATAAAGCTGGACAAGGCCTTGGTACCAAAGCGATTGCGAGAGGAGCTCACCAGACG GGTCAAGCAGATGATTCCTCCTCGTCCTCCGCTGCCTCCCCGGACTGCAGGAGCCAAGAAG GCCGTGGAAGATTATCACAACCGTGTCACGAGCATTGCCGTTGCCATCCTAAGTGAATACCATGAGCTCTTTGGGAAGCGGCTGCCTGACCGGGGAGCGATAGACCACCAAACCCTGGAGGAACAGAAGCGTCAGCTCAACTTCGAGCTCAATAGCTCTgggaaatactttgcttttaaGGAACAGCTGAAG TACGCCGTAGTGAAGATTGTGAGGGAGAAATACCTGAAGACCACGGCGTTTGAGACCCAGGAGCAGTTCCAGGCATTTCTCAGTGAGCTCTACGTGTACCTCGTGGACCAGATGCATGTTGCCCTGAACCAG CTACTGTCCGAGGAAGCTGCTTCCCCTGCCCCTCTGTCCCGCACGACCGAGGAGCAGCTCTGGCTCTTTGCTCGCGAAGCTGAAGTCAACAAGGACTACAAGCTGGCGTCTCTCTACCACCAGCAG AGGGTAGCTCAGGACCAGTGCAACATCCAGTACTGGCTGGACTACGGGGCGTTCTGCCTCCTTCTTGAGGAAACAATCAAAGCCCAGGAGTGCTTCCAGCAGGCTCTTTCTCTGGACCCCCATCACATCCAAAG CTTGCTGCTCTGTGGGGTTGCGGCCGTCGTGCTGCAGCACTACGAAGAGGCAGAGATTTTCTTTGAGGATGCCTGCTGCTTGGAGCCATCCAGCATTATAGCCTGGACGCTTTCAG GTTTGTTTTATGAGCTGCAGAATAACAACATTCAGGCGGAAATGGCCTTCCGTGAGGCTAAGAAGCTACTGCAAGCACAGCTCGCCAAGGAGAGGAGCATCCCTGAGGCTGctgagggagaaggaggggaaaagcacGTTTCTGCTGCGTGTGTGAGGTCTCCCAGCCCAGGCCCAGAAGAGTGCTTGCCAG agagggttCCAGGTGGCTCAGCTGACAAACTGCCAGAGGCGGTggagcctgccctggcctgcGCGGCACCCGGGGAAGAGGCCACTGCACTGGAGGCAGCCCTGAAAG CGCCATCCCCTGTTTCAGGACTTAGCCAACCTCCCTGCACAATCTTCATGAAGGCAGTGGAATTCCTGATGAAAGTCAATGCCGTCCAG TTTGTTCACATGGCGCTTGCCCACGAGCTGCTGAGCCTTCAGGGAGGTCCCTCCTGTGCATACTACCTGGCGCTGGCCCAGACTTACTTGCTGAAGGAAGATTTCTCCAAATGCGAAGAATGTCTCTGCGAGGCCGTTAGGATCGACTACATG AATCCAAATGTCTGGGCTCAGAAAGGGCACCTGTGCTACCTGAAGAGGGACTTTGGCGAGGCAAAGGAGTGCTACGAGCGAACCATCAGTTTTGTGGAGGATGCTGCGGATATGCACTTCGTCTACCTGCGCCTGGGCTCCATCTAcctggaagaggaagag TACGGCCGGGCGAAGCAGACCTACCTGCTCGCCTGCAAGAACTCTGCGTCCTGTCTCacctggctgggggtgggaatCGCCTGCTACAGG CTGGAAGAGATGGTGGAAGCAGAGGATGCTCTCTCTGAAGCCAACGCCCTAAATAACACCAACGCTGAAGCGTGGGGATACCTCGCCCTCATCTGCCTGCAG GGAGGAcggcagctggaggcagagcagtGCTACAAATACGCCGTCAAG CTGGGCCTGAGGAACGACGCGTTGCTGCGGGAGATCCGCGCCGCCCAGCAGCGGCTCGGCTTCGGCAACCCGGCCTTCTGA
- the CFAP70 gene encoding cilia- and flagella-associated protein 70 isoform X1, translating to MSKAMEVPVGLSAGKESSALPAAAALPSESQPPPTKPVQITVVKAQDLKTIKSDVSVTLVRAEYNGALLGDSSKTDVLPNGTANYNFTTSFECSPDGPNSLDDIAQKPVLLTVMEVLQREKRQKEKTVPLGQAVVDLLPLLQGQCSFKVSAPLYAVPTSPSESLQLEAKGGLEVTVCTEEPLLSAAQLSDGNLLSVTLEAAYSVPEAFAPTGPLQNYMACLQVPAVGEKEFPLLFKNGILKLAGEKEPLPRPKKWPLANIVAPGALSIPNSFIVGGPYEDEDGELNKREDKEFRIQAESMKRIVWDMERRCYLDPAAVVSLQKRIAECRYWPVEVCRMSAVSSSKGKTSKADKGDEDKQIFFHGVAYVNMVPLLCPGVKQIRGAFRVFTYQDSEVFEKTRSQHSVFRDLRSQLSLTKEGPWTPGISTPLSRAVPSKTQKEDKEKVTKDKDSNRRMSNAPKIQLSDATVEAENVTYVSLDGQQYVEAGTFLVMEIKLDKALVPKRLREELTRRVKQMIPPRPPLPPRTAGAKKAVEDYHNRVTSIAVAILSEYHELFGKRLPDRGAIDHQTLEEQKRQLNFELNSSGKYFAFKEQLKYAVVKIVREKYLKTTAFETQEQFQAFLSELYVYLVDQMHVALNQLLSEEAASPAPLSRTTEEQLWLFAREAEVNKDYKLASLYHQQRVAQDQCNIQYWLDYGAFCLLLEETIKAQECFQQALSLDPHHIQSLLLCGVAAVVLQHYEEAEIFFEDACCLEPSSIIAWTLSGLFYELQNNNIQAEMAFREAKKLLQAQLAKERSIPEAAEGEGGEKHVSAACVRSPSPGPEECLPERVPGGSADKLPEAVEPALACAAPGEEATALEAALKAPSPVSGLSQPPCTIFMKAVEFLMKVNAVQFVHMALAHELLSLQGGPSCAYYLALAQTYLLKEDFSKCEECLCEAVRIDYMNPNVWAQKGHLCYLKRDFGEAKECYERTISFVEDAADMHFVYLRLGSIYLEEEEYGRAKQTYLLACKNSASCLTWLGVGIACYRLEEMVEAEDALSEANALNNTNAEAWGYLALICLQGGRQLEAEQCYKYAVKLGLRNDALLREIRAAQQRLGFGNPAF from the exons AGCCATGgaggtccctgtggggctgtctGCCGGAAAGGAGTCCTCTGCCTTGCCCGCTGCTGCAGCTCTTCCCAGCGAGTCACAACCGCCACCAACAAAACCAGTGCAGATCACAGTAGTGAAGGCGCAGGACCTG AAAACTATCAAAAGCGACGTGTCAGTTACTTTGGTGCGTGCGGAGTACAACGGGGCGCTCTTGGGAGACTCCTCCAAGACTGATGTCTTGCCAAACGGGACAGCAAACTATAATTTCACGACCAGCTTTGAGTGCAGCCCCGATGGGCCCAACTCCTTGGATGACATTGCGCAAAAACCTGTGCTCT TGACAGTGATGGAAGTGTTGCaaagggagaagagacagaaggagaagACCGTGCCTCTTGGCCAAGCTGTGGTGGACCTTCTACCCCTGCTGCAAG GACAGTGTTCATTTAAGGTCTCGGCTCCTTTGTATGCAGTGCCTACCTCGCCATCAGAGAGCCTTCAGCTGGAGGCCAAG GGTGGCCTTGAAGTGACAGTGTGCACCGAAGAGCCCCTGCTTTCTGCAGCGCAGCTTTCAGACGGTAACCTTCTGAGCGTCACGCTGGAGGCAGCTTATTCTGTCCCCGAAGCGTTTGCTCCCACCGGACCCCTGCAAAACTACATGGCTTGCTTGCAAGTGCCAGCAGTTGGGGAG AAGGAATTCCCCCTGCTCTTCAAGAATGGCATCCTGAAGCTTGCTGGTGAAAAAGAGCCATTACCCCGGCCCAAAAAATGGCCCCTTGCTAACATCGTGGCCCCTGGCGCTCTGAGCATACCCAACTCCTTCATCGTTGGTGGTCCCtatgaggatgaggatggagagCTCAACAAAAGAGAG GACAAGGAATTCAGGATCCAAGCAGAAAGCATGAAGAGAATCGTATGGGACATGGAAAGGCGTTGTTACCTGGATCCCGCTGCAGTAGTCAG CCTGCAGAAGCGCATTGCGGAGTGCCGGTACTGGCCCGTGGAGGTCTGCAGGATGTCTGCGGTCTCATCCAGCAAAGGGAAAACCAGCAAAGCTGACAAG GGAGATGAGGACAAGCAGATTTTCTTCCATGGCGTGGCGTATGTCAACATGGTGCCTTTGCTGTGCCCCGGTGTGAAGCAGATCCGAGGCGCTTTTCGTGTCTTTACCTACCAAGACAGTGAGGTGTTCGAGAAG ACTAGAAGTCAGCACAGTGTTTTCCGGGATCTCAGGTCGCAGCTCAGTCTGACTAAGGAAGGGCCGTGGACCCCGGGAATCAGTACTCCCCTTTCCAGAGCTGTTCCCAGCAAGActcagaaggaagacaaagagaaagTCACCAAAGATAAGGATTCCAACAGAAGG ATGTCCAACGCGCCCAAAATCCAGTTGTCAGATGCCACTGTGGAAGCTGAAAATGTCACATATGTCAGCCTTGATGGACAG CAATACGTTGAAGCAGGAACGTTCCTGGTGATGGAGATAAAGCTGGACAAGGCCTTGGTACCAAAGCGATTGCGAGAGGAGCTCACCAGACG GGTCAAGCAGATGATTCCTCCTCGTCCTCCGCTGCCTCCCCGGACTGCAGGAGCCAAGAAG GCCGTGGAAGATTATCACAACCGTGTCACGAGCATTGCCGTTGCCATCCTAAGTGAATACCATGAGCTCTTTGGGAAGCGGCTGCCTGACCGGGGAGCGATAGACCACCAAACCCTGGAGGAACAGAAGCGTCAGCTCAACTTCGAGCTCAATAGCTCTgggaaatactttgcttttaaGGAACAGCTGAAG TACGCCGTAGTGAAGATTGTGAGGGAGAAATACCTGAAGACCACGGCGTTTGAGACCCAGGAGCAGTTCCAGGCATTTCTCAGTGAGCTCTACGTGTACCTCGTGGACCAGATGCATGTTGCCCTGAACCAG CTACTGTCCGAGGAAGCTGCTTCCCCTGCCCCTCTGTCCCGCACGACCGAGGAGCAGCTCTGGCTCTTTGCTCGCGAAGCTGAAGTCAACAAGGACTACAAGCTGGCGTCTCTCTACCACCAGCAG AGGGTAGCTCAGGACCAGTGCAACATCCAGTACTGGCTGGACTACGGGGCGTTCTGCCTCCTTCTTGAGGAAACAATCAAAGCCCAGGAGTGCTTCCAGCAGGCTCTTTCTCTGGACCCCCATCACATCCAAAG CTTGCTGCTCTGTGGGGTTGCGGCCGTCGTGCTGCAGCACTACGAAGAGGCAGAGATTTTCTTTGAGGATGCCTGCTGCTTGGAGCCATCCAGCATTATAGCCTGGACGCTTTCAG GTTTGTTTTATGAGCTGCAGAATAACAACATTCAGGCGGAAATGGCCTTCCGTGAGGCTAAGAAGCTACTGCAAGCACAGCTCGCCAAGGAGAGGAGCATCCCTGAGGCTGctgagggagaaggaggggaaaagcacGTTTCTGCTGCGTGTGTGAGGTCTCCCAGCCCAGGCCCAGAAGAGTGCTTGCCAG agagggttCCAGGTGGCTCAGCTGACAAACTGCCAGAGGCGGTggagcctgccctggcctgcGCGGCACCCGGGGAAGAGGCCACTGCACTGGAGGCAGCCCTGAAAG CGCCATCCCCTGTTTCAGGACTTAGCCAACCTCCCTGCACAATCTTCATGAAGGCAGTGGAATTCCTGATGAAAGTCAATGCCGTCCAG TTTGTTCACATGGCGCTTGCCCACGAGCTGCTGAGCCTTCAGGGAGGTCCCTCCTGTGCATACTACCTGGCGCTGGCCCAGACTTACTTGCTGAAGGAAGATTTCTCCAAATGCGAAGAATGTCTCTGCGAGGCCGTTAGGATCGACTACATG AATCCAAATGTCTGGGCTCAGAAAGGGCACCTGTGCTACCTGAAGAGGGACTTTGGCGAGGCAAAGGAGTGCTACGAGCGAACCATCAGTTTTGTGGAGGATGCTGCGGATATGCACTTCGTCTACCTGCGCCTGGGCTCCATCTAcctggaagaggaagag TACGGCCGGGCGAAGCAGACCTACCTGCTCGCCTGCAAGAACTCTGCGTCCTGTCTCacctggctgggggtgggaatCGCCTGCTACAGG CTGGAAGAGATGGTGGAAGCAGAGGATGCTCTCTCTGAAGCCAACGCCCTAAATAACACCAACGCTGAAGCGTGGGGATACCTCGCCCTCATCTGCCTGCAG GGAGGAcggcagctggaggcagagcagtGCTACAAATACGCCGTCAAG CTGGGCCTGAGGAACGACGCGTTGCTGCGGGAGATCCGCGCCGCCCAGCAGCGGCTCGGCTTCGGCAACCCGGCCTTCTGA